In the Triticum aestivum cultivar Chinese Spring chromosome 2B, IWGSC CS RefSeq v2.1, whole genome shotgun sequence genome, aaagcatatcacatacgtcttattagaagcaatcgtctgtgttattatcggttttcgcacacatttctgattacaggcatgtttgccgcgtatcacacacatcttgttatattgaaccgtttatgttcgcttgtctcaacacaaatagttcatccgagtgaaccgcatgctatatatcgcacacaccttgatctgcctgACCGTTTTTTTGTGtccctaatcacaaacagttcatcctaatGAACCAtatgatgtgtatcgcacacgcaTTCATCTGGCGGCCCGTTTCTTATGttactcctcatcgcaaatagttaattgaactgaaccgtatgccctgcatcacacatgcaactaaaatctgaaccgtgtttgatgcatccgtcatcgcaaacggtttggacatttttgacggttctctgacaccaccgtttgcgattattgcatcgcacatagtttctcgaagagactccaatcgtagtgtcgcgttagcagcatcctgcactagTGATATGTCAAAATGTCTGTTGAAGAGGCACGAAAGCGCAAAGGTCATGATGTGTAAGGATTTAATCAAGGAGACAACCCGGTAGAGCTATCAAGTATTAGGCTATAGCCTAACTAAGTAGGTTTATTATCTCGCATTGCATATCTCTTGATCAAGACATGCCACGACCTGGTTTATTGTATTTGTTATGTTACGATGGATTATCTTGGCTTGCTTTTGGACTATAGCCTTTTGTAGTTGTCTAGACCAACTGCAATGTACTAAATATGTGTAGTTGCTTTTGGACTGAAGCCTCTTATTGTTTCCTGGACCAATTGCTATGTACTAGATGTGTATGTATCGATGCAATGCTTCTAATATAAACTTAATATATTAGATTGATAAAAATAATTACATTATGCTATTTTTTATATTTACAATGCTTTAATGACTCTATTACCGGATTGGATATGAGTATACCCGGCTGCCGGGTGCGGCAAGCTGCACTTCCTACCTAATTAACAAAAATCAGGTGATGCTTCTGCAAGAAAATCACATGCACCGCTACTAGCCAATGATAGTGGCCCTGGCATACCATCCAGACAGTGAATACGCCTGTGTATGAAAAATGTAACCATATTTGCATGTTGATGCAAGTTTGATGACTGTAATCGTATATTTTATAAGTTTATGCATCAAACTGGCCGTCGCGTGCAAGTTGTATGGCTCCTAATGTATTTACCTCGAAGAAATTGCATCTGGACGTTAAGAAGTTATTTTACatcccgggcaaaaaaaaacaattaacTAATTTTACATATACACCCCTAAAAGCAATGAAAACTCCCAGCTAAGTAATCAGTTATCCGGAGCCAAACTCGCACCTCTTTACCGTGTGGTACGTTTTCTCTCCCCTTCCGAACCCCCGCGTCCTGACCTTCGCTTCCAAGTTCCAACGCGGCGGATCTACCTTCAACTGCCGCTGTGCCGCCTTAGCGTCACCGCCGGCGCCTCGATCCGCCCCCCTCCTCCCGCCTCCCGGAGACGCGctttgccgccgccaccgccaccgccaccgccgttccccttcttccccgccaccgggaGATCCTGGCCATCGggtctccttccttcctccgagGTATGAGCAGCTAGGTTGTTTTCATCACCGCAGCATCAACCCTCTTTGTTTCCAAATCAATCAATTCCACTAGGGTAGGGAGAGGACCTGCACAATTTCTCGGTTTGCCGGTGCACACCCGCCACACCATCTAGATCTGCCCCTGGGTGGCGCTAGGATGATCCAGGGGCATGCGAAAGATGATGATCCAGGGAGTTCGCCAGATCCGGCGTTCGATGTAGAGCAGGCCCTGATCCGGGCGGATTCTGCCTACGCTTTTATTTTCTGAAAAACCTTAGACCACCGGTGTTTGGTAATTCCAGTGTCCATTGAGTAGATCTGAAGTTTGTACTGTAGTTGCTGCTGCCTCATTCATATTGGTTCAGTATATGTTCAGTACTGCCTCTGTATTTTGGTTGTGCAAGTCTTTAGACCCCTTATCTTTGCCATGACTAGATTCAAGGAGAATTTTCTGAAACATTAGATAGAGGGAGGGTATATCTGATCCAGCAAGTTGCAGGATAATGCTGGGAGTTTTCAAGCACCAGTAGGTTATTAGCAATCCTATGTCTAGGGTACAAATTTTGCCACACTAGTAAGTCTGATGTTTTTTCCTTTCTTCCATCCAACTGATGTCTGTTGTAATAGCAGACACTACACATTATGGGTTTGTGGGAAAGTGAGTTGTTGCTTTTCTCCCTGTTGTTTATTGCAACAAGGGCGAGGCTGGGGAAAGCACATGCCTTTCTCTGCAGTTTAGTTACCCTGTTAACTGTTTCATGTGCAACTTGGATTGAGTTCGTCTCTGTACAAATTAATAGCACTATCAGGTCTGTTTTCCTGAATCGAGCTCATCACTTCATTtttaattatatgtaggatcaaaGTTCAGGTTGGCGCCAACATGTCGTCGAAGAAGATAGAGCTAGACCACAAGGACATGGTTCACGATTCTGCCATTGACTACTATGGGAAGCGCCTTGCCACAGCCTCCTCTGACTCCACTGTGAAGATCACCAACATTGGGGGTGCATCTGCCCCGTCCCAGCTCGTTGCGACCCTCACTGGCCACTATGGTCCTGTGTGGCGTGTCGGATGGGCCCATCCCAAGTATGGTTCCATTCTCGCATCCTGCGGCTATGATGGCCGTGTGATAGTCTGGAAGGAGGCTGCCACTGGGCAATGGTCTCAGCTCCATGTGTTTGACAACCACAAGGCCTCAGTTAACTCCATTGCTTGGGCTCCATATGAACTTGGCCTTTGCCTTGCCTGTGGGTCTTCTGATGGCACCATCTCTGTCATCTCCATGCGGCTTGATACAGGAGGATGTGATGCTGCAACCATTGAGCGGGCACACCCTGTTGGCGTGACAGCAGTCTCctgggctccagcagcagcacttGGGTCCATGGTTGGCTCAGATCAGCTCGTCCACAAGATCGTGTCTGGTGGCTTTGACTGTGTCGTCAAGGTGTGGGAGTTTGTCAATGGTGGCTGGAAGCTGGAGAGTGCTTTGGTCTCTGACATGCACAAAGAGTGTGTGAGAGACGTCTCATGGGCACCGGTCCTGGGCCTGGCAAAGTCAACCATCGCCAGCGCTTCCCAAGACGGCAAGGTTGTCATCTGGACCAGTGGCAAAGGAGGAGGCAAGTGGGAAGGAAAGCTCATGCGCGACTTCGAGGCTCCGGTGTGGAGGGTGTCCTGGTCCCTGACGGGAAACATACTGTCTGTGGCTGCCGGCGAGGGCGACATAACTCTGTGGAAGGAATCGTCGGACGGGCAGTGGGAGTCGCTGTGGACCAAGGCCTCAGAGGAGCCGCCACAGGAGGAGCAGGCGATCGAGGAGGCCATGCAGTAGGGGAGTCGACGCCACATCTCCTGTGTCGATTTCAGACCATGATTCGTGTTTCTAGCGCCAACGCCATGACTTGCTTTCACCTGCTGCCCTGATACTCTTAGAGATACTCCTTCCCATCTTTTTTGCCGTTTGTTTCTATATGGACAATGTCTGATTGCACTGTTAAGTTTTATACTGTTCGTGAATGTCTGATTGCACTGTTAAGTTTTATACTGTTCATGTACTCTTGTGCACACCGTCAGAATGTATCGCCTGTTTGACCTGTTTGTATCCTGCACTAGCTGCTATCAGTGTTATATGTATACTCGTGTGTGGTACAGCATCATGTTTCACGTGGTCTCAACATGGCACCCGCAGGGTTCGGGTGGGGGTAATGCTCGCCCAAACCCGCACCCGTCCCAATATTTTTTGCCCAAACGTACACGCACTGCGGGTTTCATATTTTTCCATACCGTACCCGGCAGGGTGCGGGTAATACCTGCGGGTAAAAATAGCCATCTCGACATCTTTCAGTTCATCTTTTGCCATGTATAATTTATGTAAAACACAACATTTCAGCATTTCAACACATATATACCACATTTCAGCATTTCAACAGTTGAACATATATATATTTCAGCATTTCACCACATATACACAACATTACAACATTTTAGCGCATATATTGCAACACATAAACATGTCACATTTCAGCATTTTAGCACACACACTTGGTCATTTCAGCAACTTAAAATTCGACACACAAATAAATCAACTAACATGTTAGAGACCACAAATAGGTTCAACGTAGAAATGACAAATTGGTTCATGACACAAATAAGCATACGAGTATGCGGGTATGGGCATTGCCTTCCCATACCCAGATTACCTGATGGGTATAACTTTTCCCCATTTATAAACCCACGGGTAATTATTTTTCCCAAACCCTTCCTCTAATAAGGTTTTTACCCGTCGGGTTCGCAGGTAGCGGGTACCCATTGCCATGTTGACACGTGGAAGCCTATCGACGGCCACCGGAGTGCCGCCGCCTGCCGCATCAATGGCCGCCACACTGTGGCTCGATGCTTAGctggtaagagcaactccaacgcgccgactcaTTTCGTCCGCCTGTGTTCGTTTGGGTCAAAAAGAACACAAAAGTTGGTCCAACACGTCGACCAAAATGGACGCgtgttttgctttttgttcgcctgctgacccattcccggcccaaatttgggcctcaTTTGCGTCGGCGCAGACACGAAATGGACGCGCGCAACGCCtatgtaccccccccccccatcccaCCAGTCGAAGGCACGACCATCACCATTTTCCCTCACTTCCCAAAATATTCCCGCCCGCTCGTCATGGACAACGTGCTCAACATGGCACCCGCAGGGTTCAGGTGCGGGTAATGCTCACCCAAACCTGCACCCGTCCCATTAATTTTTGCCCAAACCCATACCCGCACCTCGGGTTTCATTTTGTTCCCATACCCGTGCCCGGCCGGGTGTGGGTAATACCCGCGGGTAAAAATACCTGTCTCGGTCGTCTTTCAATTCACATTGTGCCATGTATAATTTCAGCATTTCAGTATGTAAAACACAACGTTTCAACATTTCAACACATATATAGCACATTTCAACATTTGAACACATATATATCAACATTTGAACATATATATTTCAGCATTTCACCACATATACACAACATTACAACATTTTAGCAGATATATTGCAACACATCGACATGTCACATTTCAGCATTTCAGCACACACGGAGTCATTTCAGCCACTTAAAGTTCGACACACAAATAAATTCAACAAACAAATAAGTTAGAGACCACAAATATGTTCAACATAGAAATGACAAATTAGTTCATGACACAAATAAGAATATGGGTATGCGGGTACACTGGTATGGGTATTGCATTCCCATACCCGTACACGGCTTACCGATGGGTATAACTTTTTCCCATTTATAAACCCATGAGTAATTATTTTTCCcaaacccttaccctaataggtTTTTTACCCGTCGGGTTCGCGGGTAGCGGGTACCCATTGCCATGTTGACGACGTGCCGACCCtcgacgccgccaccggcctcgccTCCTTCGGCCTCACCACCGTCGCCTCCGCCAAAGCCAAGCCCTGCGCGCCCCGCAAGACTGCGGCGCCGCCCAAGAAGAAGCAATTGACGTCGGAGCAGCGGGCCGTGCAGTTGGCCAAGAGGAAGGGTCGGAGGCACGGTCAGGACACAAAGCTTGAAGCTGTCGCCGCCGCTGCCCTCTCCGTCGCCGCATAGCAGGAGGAAACCAATGCCCGAGTCGCTGCGGCAACGAGAGAGGCCATGTTGTACCTAGGGTTAAGCCATGGTCATCACATGTTCGTCAGCGCTGCCGTGAATCGCGGCCAGCACGGGCTAATCGGCATTTCCTCGGGTGGTACTGCCAGAGTCGCCGTGCGTGTCTGCCACGTAGCCGATTCCCGGCTTCCATGTCTATCCGCATGTTTCCCGCTTCTCCGGAGAATGCTCGTCGGAGGTGAGCGTGGTGGCACCATCCACGTCCATGGCCATGGCCATCGACCTCAATGCCACACCGGTGGCCGGTGGATCATCCTCCAGAGGGGCGAGGAAACGCCCGCGAGAGATGACAGCCGACAAGCTTCCCAATGCCCGCAACCTGTTTGACAGAATGCCGGCCATCGGTGACGACGAGAGGACCAGCCATTTCATCATCGAGTACATCATTCTTCAAAGGCGGTGCGGGAGCCGCTGCCTCCGCGGGTGGTGCAGGGCAGCTGCCTTCGATCCCGACGAGACCCAAAGCCAAGACGACCAACCACCCTTCAAGCCCGCCACCTTTGATCAAGCTGGCATGGATGACTCCTTCATGTAAGACCAGGTCAGCATGGGCAGCACTTTCGCACTCGACCATGAATTCCTGGAGGACTACGGCCTTGAGGAAGAGGATGAAGTGGAATCGACGGGGAGCCTTTGTTTGAGGACAAGCTCGCCACGAAGCCGGCGCAAATAAGAAGCACAAAAGCAAGCGGACAAAGGCATACATGCAACAGGGGGACAAACTCCTTTGTGAGTGTTGGAGCAACATTGGACAAGACCCCCAGGTCAATGCCGAGAGAAAAGCCTCTACATTTGACTTCATGTTCATCGTGAGTACCATGAATGCAAGAAGTGCGTGCCCTACCAAATGAAGAGCAAGCACAGGTGGGTGTCTCTCTCGAAATGATGGAGGGTGATACAACAATAatgcaacaagttttgtgcaacCCTTGAGAGCATCCAAGCATGTCCTGTGAGTAGCCTTGGCCTTAAGAATATGGTATACATGTGCCACTCTTCGTATCTATTTCCGTTGTGCTTGCATGTCcatttgcccatatgcttgcatgctattcatttgtaggcattccaagctttggaggcattcaaggcccaaCATGACGGCAAgtccttcaacctctcccatttGTTGGATGGTCATCAACggggaggagaagttcaaggcgcaatatgccgccgCCAAGGCGTGTGGGGGGAGGAAGCCATGGAGGAGCATGGGGAGGGCGAGAAGCCACGGTcgtgggggaagaccaactccaagaaggaggacaagcgcgATGCGGCGTCGATTGTCTTGAATGTCGCTTTGGAGGGCGTGATGAGCAAGAAGGACACAAGGGAggagaagtgttggaaatatgccctagaggcaataataaaatggttattattatatttccttgttcatgataattgtctattgttcatgctataattgtattaactggaaatcgtaatacatgtgtgaatacatagaccacaacatgtccctagtgagcctctagttgactagctcgttgatcaatagatggttatggtttcctgaccatggacattggatgtcattgataacgggatcacatcattaggagaatgatgtgatggacaagacccaatcctaggcatagcacaagattgtgtagtacgtTTGCTaatagcttttctaatgtcaaatatcatttccttagaccatgagattgtgcaactcctggataccgtaggaatgctttgggtgtaccaaacgtcacaacataactgggtggctataaaggtgcactacaggtatctccgaaagtgtctgttaggatggcacgaattgagactgagatttgtcactccgtatgacggagaggtatctttgggcccactcggtaatgcatcatcataatgagctcaatgtgactaagtagttagtcacgggatcatgcattatagaacgagtaaagtgacttgccggtaacaagattgaacgaggtattgggataccgacgatcgaatctcgggcaagtaacgcaccgattgacaaagggaattgtatacgggattgcttgaatcctcgaaattgtggttcatccgatgagatcatcgtggaacatgtgggagccaacatgggtatccagatcccattgttggttattggccggagaacgtctcggtcatgtctgcatggttcccgaacccgtagggtctacacacttaaggttcggtgacgctagagttgttatgggaaatagtatgtgattaccgaaggttgttcggagtcccggatgagatcccggacgtgatgaggagctccagaatggttcggaggtgaagatcagTATATTGGACGAAAGGTATTGGAGTcaggaattgttccgggggtaccaggtgatgactagCGTgttcgaaaggggtttcggaggccccgacaagtgttggggggccttatgggccaaggtgagggggcacatcagcccactaaggggctgagcgcccctcgcaccccatctcacgtaacctggagaggtaggggcaccacccctagggcagcctcccctcccggcttgggaggcaagtttcctagggggtgggggtgcccaaacccatctagggtttcccctggccgccgccccctcctctagatccatctagaggggacggccccctctccccttccccctatatatagtgagggggtgggagggcagccacacccttcccctggcgcagcccctccctcctccaacacttcctcctcctctgtagtgcttagcaaagctctgccggagaaccacgagctccaccaccaccacgccgtcgtgctgtcggagttctccctcaacttatcctctccccttgctggatcaagaaggaggagacgtcccctggctgtacgtgtgttgaacgcggaggctccgtccgttcggcgctagatcggatcttccgcgatttgaatcgccgcgagtacgactccatcatctgcgttcttgtaacgcttctgcttagagatcttcaagggtatgaagatgttctcactcccctctctctcgttggtagtcactccatagattgatcttggtgatgcgtagaaaattttgaatttctgctacattccccaacaagaaGTGCTGGCAAGACAAAGAAGAGCAAATGAACGCCCTCATGGAGATCCAAAAGAGGAGGCTTGAACTCGATgcagagaagcaagccaagatgctcgaGCTAGAGGCGAAGAAGCAAGCGAAGATGCTCGAGATCGAGACCgacaatgccaagaccaaggggtGGCGCTCGCTATCATGATGACAGAgttggagatcatgaaggtggaatTGAGCACAGTGTCACCGAGGAAGAGGCCATGGTTCAAGAAGATGAGGGCCGATATGCTCAAGTCCGATGACGATTGATCTATGGCAGAGagcgccatcctttttttgtatgccGACATGTGtgctggtgatgtctactacacaacttattcttgtagactcgtgttgggcctccaagcatagagttttgtaggacagcagcaaatttccctcaagtggatgacctaagttttatcaatccgtgggaggcatagaatgaagatggtctctctcaaacaaccagtGATGGCAATGTGTAGGGGTATGGGCGGGTACGACCTCCTtctgcccaaacccatacccatagaaATTTTCTATACCCGCCCATTTCAATACCCATGGGCATAAATTGccacccatgcccatacccatcgggtatcatatacccaatgggtatcaactgggtacaatatatagcatttaaattttATAAATGTAGAGAAATGAGTTTAACATTCAAGTGATGATGGGAGAGTAGTAGGGCACTGCCACGGTCTTCTCCGGTGGGTGGGTTGTTGGAGGCATCAAGGGagtatgtggggggggggggggttggtggaATCCCGACGCTATGGGAGGTGCTGGTGGGAATGGGGGATCGCTGGATTGATAGCTGGATATGAGTCTGGTAGCGAAGATTCGAGATTTCATCTTTTTCAAGTCACAAGGACGTAGGAGGCGTGGCGAGCAGGTGATTATTTACAGGCCTATGAGCTAATGTCAGTTTAACAAATACGAGACTTATGGTGGGCCTTAGGAGTTGGAAGTTAACCTTGCATGTCATAGGAGCCTATTTTTATTTATTAACTTTTTCTaggtatccattgggttacccatgtgCATAATTTCATTCCCATACTCTACCCATATATTTGTGGGTATGGATacctgaaagatcatggatgtcgcctagaggggggggggtgaataggcgttttaaaatatttacggtttaggcttgaacaaatgcggaataaacctaacggttaatttgtcaagcacaaaacctacaacaactaggctcacctatgtgcaccaacaacttatgctaagcaagataagcaactatgtgatagcaagatatatgacaagaacaatatgactatcacaaagtaaagtgcataagtaaagggctcgggtaagagataaccgaggcacgcggagacgacgatgtatcccgaagttcacacccttgcggatgctaatctccgtttggagcggtgtggaggcacaatgctccccaagaagccactaggtccaccgtaatctcctcacgccctcgcacaatgcaagatgccgtgattccactaagggacccttgagggcggtcaccgaacccgtacaaatggcaacccttgggggcggtcaccgaacccgtacactttggcaacccttgggggcggtcaccggaacccgtcaaattgctcgggacgATCTCcataacctaattggagaccccgacgcttgcccggagctttacaccacaatgattgagctccgaacaccaccaaccgtctagggcacccaagcacccaagaggaacaagctcaagggcaccaagcacccaagagtaataagcttctcaacttgtaacttccacgtatcaccgtggagaactcaaacggatgcaccaaatgcaatggcaagggcacacagagtgcccaagtccttctctctcaaatcccaccgaagcaactaatgctagggaggaaaatgagaggaagaacaagaaggagaacaccaagaactccaagaactagatccaaggggttcccctcacatagaggagaaagtgattggtggaaatgtggatctagatctcctctctcttttccctcaaaaactagcaagaatccatggagggattgagagttagcaagctcgaagaaggtcaacaatgggggaagaacacgagctcaaaggataaggttgaatggggaataagacccccttttataggagctcccgaatccaaccgttatgctcacagcccgcacagagtggtactaccgctccaaggagcggtactaccgctagggcggtaataccccttcgaaacacaacagcgaggaggcaaaaaggccaaaagaaccttcggagcggtagtaccgctcgtcctcacggtactaccgctcgacctcacggtactaccgcaaatggtagcggtactactgcttgcgagcggtactaaaaaaatacttctgtgcctacttccgctgagcaaaacatgagattttggtccggagcggtacaaccgcttaggagccgtggtagtactgctctggagcggtactaccactcaggagccgcggtagtactgctctggagcggtagtaaaaaattacatccgctccagtcgcggtagtaccgctgcagcctttaccaaaacaaccacaacttttgcaaacggactccgaattcaacaaaACCAAGTTTGTTGAAAAgatagcgacaagggctaacacaatcttgaaagaaataccaataagaagcaaatgagaaaaggcccaaaggaaaatggtgagaacccttcctcgaaaaagactggtaaaacctccaacaccgaaaacatcatagaagacacatgtgaactccgtttttgatgaactcaagcttgtcatcaagatgaccataagctataagactcacaaagagaaccaaacaagaaccaagaaacattatgcaaggatgcaagggtttgagctctctactaacgatacgatcaagctaccaacttgagagccccccttgatagtacggcaaacgatcatataacccggtctccctactaccaccatgagaccggtaaaatagaaaacctatcaagggcaaacctttgccttgcacatggtccacttgagctagatgatgacgatcttgactccctcaagatggaccacctttcttgattgcgttggctcgatgaagactagatgattgctcccccatagtccactatgggtgagccactcttcggctcatcttcacaagtccattgacaccacaatggatggcaagattcaagcacttgatctcttcgtgatgctccacttgaacttgcacacggcaatcttgatgacgatcaccacttgatgtcatcctttccatgggttgtatgatatcttcctcttgatgcaagcccatggatacgtacctaaccccacatagaactctcacatagaccatgggttagtacacaaagtgcaatggacaatgcttaccataccatgggatcacttgatccctctcggtacatcttctacgctttgtgagttaatcaacttgattcactattgacttagtcttgatcaaccttaaatctttgcaactctcttcatttggatgatgtattgaaggtaaacatgaatgatcacacaaccttcttcttcaagacatgcttgcaataagctcaacactcgcatgaccaatctttggataattccttaatagcaccttggtcaactcataaattccttgaaaccaacacatggacttcaagaaaatactatggacaaatccttcaaatataactcaagacaaccattagtccatagagattgtcatcaattaccaaaaccaaacatgggggcaccgcatgttctttcaatacCGATTACCCGCAGGTACaaaatctcttcaagtcttgcccaTGCCCATTGTTTTTGGGTACGGTACCCATgtgtacccatacccatgggcaaaactcacatccctacaatcaaatacaagaaatcttttgtgtccccaatatacccaatacaatggcaaactgtataggtgcactagttcggtgaagagatggtgatgcaagtgtagtatgaatagtagatataggtttttgtaatatgaaaatataaaaacaacaaggtagaaagtgataaaagtgagcacaaatggtattgcaatgcttgaaaaataaggcctagggttcatactttcactagtgcaatctctcaacagtactagcataattgaatcatataacaatccctcagcgtgcgataaagaatcactccaaagttcttatctagtgaaGAACATAAGATGAGATtgttgtagggtacggaaccacctcaaagttatcttctccgatcaatctat is a window encoding:
- the LOC123046950 gene encoding protein transport protein SEC13 homolog B, which produces MSSKKIELDHKDMVHDSAIDYYGKRLATASSDSTVKITNIGGASAPSQLVATLTGHYGPVWRVGWAHPKYGSILASCGYDGRVIVWKEAATGQWSQLHVFDNHKASVNSIAWAPYELGLCLACGSSDGTISVISMRLDTGGCDAATIERAHPVGVTAVSWAPAAALGSMVGSDQLVHKIVSGGFDCVVKVWEFVNGGWKLESALVSDMHKECVRDVSWAPVLGLAKSTIASASQDGKVVIWTSGKGGGKWEGKLMRDFEAPVWRVSWSLTGNILSVAAGEGDITLWKESSDGQWESLWTKASEEPPQEEQAIEEAMQ